A genomic stretch from Edaphobacter aggregans includes:
- a CDS encoding M28 family peptidase encodes MNLHRFKQVAAIVAALMLISSATAQEQAGDKVDLDALAQIKNEAYQHSQVMENLYYMSEVYGPRVTNSRNHRAAAEWAMKQMKEWGLQNVHLEKWPFGYGWQIKKFYGALETPAYAALIGFPLAWTPGTNGPITAEAVWAPIHSKEDFAKYHGKLKGKIVLMFDPAPLRLHTTAEAAPSPTDEEIEARAASNAPRGGRGGGAPGSAAANRDPSGRGRPGEGTWDYTPTSLALAEAKNHNLRNEVNAFMKEEGAAVVLTPGYNGDGGTIFSSYGGSQDPKDPVPPPMVAITPEQYNRIVRLLQHGTTPKLTFDIAVDYQKDDQNAFNVIGEIPGTTKPDEVVMLGGHFDSWQGGTGATDNGTGSSVAMEAVRILATLHKPMARTVRVALWGGEEEGVYGSTAYVQQHFAPRDTMKKTPEYDKLDVYFNDDGGSGRFRGVSAGGSPQTAVIFKSWIEPIKDQHIVAVSGAQFRPTTSPGGTDSSSFSWIGLNGIGFQQDTLEYGTRTHHSNADLYDRVQKDDVMQGSMIEAWFAYNAATRPDMLPRIPTPEPEKK; translated from the coding sequence ATGAATCTGCACCGCTTCAAGCAGGTTGCCGCTATAGTCGCGGCCCTGATGCTTATCTCGTCCGCAACTGCGCAGGAACAAGCAGGGGACAAAGTTGATCTGGATGCCTTGGCACAGATCAAGAACGAGGCCTATCAGCACTCGCAAGTGATGGAAAACCTCTACTACATGTCCGAGGTGTACGGTCCGCGCGTCACTAATAGCCGCAATCATCGGGCCGCTGCTGAGTGGGCTATGAAGCAAATGAAAGAGTGGGGACTTCAGAACGTCCACCTGGAAAAGTGGCCCTTCGGGTATGGGTGGCAGATCAAGAAGTTTTACGGTGCGCTGGAGACTCCGGCTTACGCTGCGCTGATCGGTTTCCCGCTGGCGTGGACGCCTGGGACCAACGGCCCGATCACGGCAGAGGCGGTGTGGGCGCCGATCCACTCGAAAGAAGATTTCGCTAAGTACCATGGCAAGCTCAAGGGCAAGATCGTGCTGATGTTTGACCCGGCTCCGCTCAGGCTGCACACGACTGCGGAAGCCGCGCCAAGCCCGACGGATGAGGAAATTGAAGCACGTGCGGCCTCCAACGCTCCGCGCGGCGGTCGTGGTGGTGGTGCTCCTGGCTCCGCTGCAGCCAATCGTGACCCAAGCGGTCGCGGCAGACCCGGAGAAGGCACATGGGATTACACGCCGACGTCGCTTGCCCTGGCAGAGGCAAAGAACCACAATCTGCGCAACGAGGTTAACGCCTTCATGAAGGAAGAAGGTGCGGCTGTGGTTCTTACGCCGGGTTACAACGGTGACGGCGGCACGATCTTTTCCTCATATGGTGGGTCGCAGGATCCCAAGGATCCGGTTCCCCCTCCGATGGTGGCTATTACGCCAGAGCAGTACAACCGCATCGTCCGGTTACTGCAGCATGGCACCACGCCAAAGCTGACCTTCGATATCGCTGTCGACTATCAGAAGGACGACCAGAATGCATTCAACGTTATCGGTGAGATTCCGGGTACTACCAAGCCGGATGAGGTTGTGATGCTCGGCGGTCACTTCGACAGCTGGCAGGGCGGCACTGGCGCGACCGACAACGGCACGGGCTCGTCGGTAGCGATGGAGGCCGTACGCATCCTGGCTACGCTGCACAAGCCCATGGCTCGCACGGTTCGCGTTGCATTGTGGGGCGGCGAAGAGGAAGGCGTCTATGGTTCAACCGCGTATGTGCAGCAGCACTTTGCTCCGCGCGACACCATGAAGAAGACTCCGGAGTACGACAAGCTGGATGTGTACTTCAACGACGACGGCGGATCGGGTCGGTTCCGTGGAGTATCGGCTGGGGGCAGTCCGCAGACGGCGGTTATCTTCAAGTCGTGGATTGAGCCCATCAAAGACCAGCACATCGTGGCTGTTTCGGGAGCGCAATTCAGACCCACCACGTCACCCGGTGGCACGGACTCGAGCAGCTTCTCGTGGATCGGCCTGAACGGCATTGGTTTCCAGCAGGACACACTGGAGTACGGCACACGTACTCACCATTCCAACGCGGACCTCTATGACCGCGTACAGAAGGACGATGTGATGCAGGGTTCCATGATCGAAGCATGGTTTGCCTACAACGCAGCGACCCGACCGGATATGCTGCCTCGCATCCCAACCCCGGAGCCTGAGAAAAAGTAA
- a CDS encoding RNA polymerase sigma factor, whose protein sequence is MTDIHKTIEAVWKIESTRLIAAIARVTRDIGIAEELAQDALVTALEVWPEEGIPDNPAAWLMTAAKRRALDFLRRGRMLVQKHEEITREFEFQQQQLADAMDQALDQVIDDDVLRLIFTACHPVLAVDGRIALTLRLIGGLTTVEIARAFLVPEKTMGQRIFRAKKTLSEAHVPFETPRGDELRRRVESVLSVIYLIFNEGYTATSGEEWMRAALCDEAVRLGRMLVQLLPGESEVHGLLALMELQASRTAARRGRNGEAVLLPDQDRSLWDYAQIQRGMAALGHAQRLGGGAGNYALQAAIAACHTRVRRAEETDWERIVLLYDALMQTTPSPIVALNRAVAVGMAQGPAAGLEALDAVGGLAGDSALAGYHLLPCVRGDLLMKMGRFTEAREEIQRAIAMTQNLREQELLTERLKQIEKATLSA, encoded by the coding sequence ATGACGGATATTCACAAGACGATTGAGGCCGTGTGGAAGATCGAGTCCACACGGCTTATCGCCGCTATTGCTCGCGTCACCCGCGATATCGGTATTGCAGAGGAATTAGCCCAGGACGCTCTCGTTACCGCCCTCGAGGTGTGGCCCGAGGAAGGTATTCCCGATAATCCCGCTGCGTGGCTGATGACCGCGGCCAAGAGGCGCGCTCTCGATTTCTTGCGCCGTGGTCGCATGCTTGTACAAAAGCACGAAGAGATTACCCGGGAGTTTGAATTTCAACAGCAGCAGCTCGCAGATGCTATGGACCAGGCACTAGATCAGGTTATTGACGATGATGTGCTGCGGCTGATCTTTACCGCGTGCCATCCGGTCCTTGCGGTGGACGGGCGCATCGCGCTTACGTTGCGTTTGATCGGCGGGCTCACTACCGTGGAGATCGCCCGCGCTTTCCTGGTGCCTGAGAAGACCATGGGACAGCGGATCTTTCGCGCCAAGAAGACTCTCTCGGAAGCTCATGTTCCTTTTGAGACGCCGCGCGGAGACGAGTTGCGCCGCAGGGTGGAGTCCGTACTCTCGGTGATCTACCTGATCTTTAATGAGGGATATACCGCGACATCAGGAGAGGAATGGATGCGGGCTGCACTCTGCGACGAGGCGGTGCGGCTCGGACGCATGCTGGTGCAACTTCTTCCCGGCGAGTCTGAAGTTCACGGTCTTCTGGCATTGATGGAGTTGCAAGCATCGCGTACTGCGGCACGCAGAGGACGAAACGGCGAGGCAGTTTTGCTGCCAGATCAGGATCGCTCTTTGTGGGACTACGCGCAGATTCAGCGAGGAATGGCCGCGCTCGGACACGCACAAAGGCTGGGTGGTGGCGCTGGTAACTATGCTTTGCAGGCTGCGATTGCTGCGTGTCACACACGAGTCCGCAGAGCCGAAGAGACCGATTGGGAGCGAATCGTTCTTCTCTACGACGCTCTGATGCAAACTACGCCATCTCCTATCGTGGCACTGAATCGAGCAGTCGCCGTCGGCATGGCGCAAGGGCCGGCCGCTGGCCTCGAGGCACTCGATGCAGTGGGCGGGCTCGCCGGCGACTCTGCGTTGGCTGGGTACCATCTGCTCCCCTGTGTTCGCGGAGACCTGCTGATGAAGATGGGGAGGTTCACTGAGGCGCGTGAGGAGATCCAACGCGCCATCGCAATGACTCAAAACCTGCGGGAACAGGAATTGCTGACGGAAAGGCTGAAGCAGATTGAGAAGGCGACCTTGTCCGCCTAG
- a CDS encoding YciI family protein, translating to MPKYLLSGHQVDNYVPTPEDLAMIDTIHALNREMIAAGVRIFACGVSPAAQAKTLRAQPDGGVFITDGPYLETKEHLGGFWILECADMDQAVAWARKGVVACRFPVEVRELLFFPAPEESTGQ from the coding sequence ATGCCGAAATATTTGCTTTCTGGTCACCAAGTCGACAACTACGTCCCGACGCCGGAGGACTTAGCGATGATAGATACAATCCACGCGCTCAACAGGGAGATGATTGCTGCCGGTGTCAGGATCTTTGCTTGCGGTGTGTCGCCCGCAGCGCAGGCGAAGACGCTGCGAGCGCAGCCCGATGGCGGGGTCTTCATCACCGACGGGCCTTATCTTGAGACCAAGGAGCACCTAGGTGGTTTCTGGATATTGGAATGCGCTGACATGGATCAGGCGGTGGCGTGGGCGCGCAAAGGCGTCGTCGCCTGTCGGTTCCCGGTCGAGGTGCGAGAGCTCCTCTTCTTTCCGGCGCCGGAAGAATCCACTGGGCAGTAG
- a CDS encoding glycoside hydrolase family 18 protein gives MSTRVVEGLPSRALPCFLASLFVLFFLARPTLANEPGHDGKSKVVGGYFEEWSIYFAGYNIANLQTNGVADKLTHLTYAFGNATPTGCAIADSWADYQSPYLPSVSGAPYTGPLYGNFAALQQLKQLHPNLKVMISLAGAAGFSAAASTAAGRQAMAANCIDLFVSGNLAPGISAAGVFDGIDIDWEFPTAADTVNATLLLQEFRKQLDALGKTNHKHYLLTMFGPAGQQNFSNIQLAEVARELDFFNVQGYDYHGTWETSTNHASPLLDDKQDPDSSENFYIEYTIHSYLQAGVPGEKLVLGIPTYARGWTGVPSTNHGLYQTSTGPAPFPAADYLQTPGVITYLTLTGLTGYTRHFDYGRIAAWLYDPSTQTFWSYDDPVTVLLKTGYVRTRVPGGLGGAFVWALKDDDANGTIVKTMAAGLN, from the coding sequence ATGTCGACTCGTGTTGTTGAAGGTCTTCCGAGCCGCGCTCTCCCCTGCTTCCTCGCCAGTTTGTTTGTTCTCTTCTTTCTTGCGCGCCCCACTCTCGCCAATGAGCCGGGCCACGACGGTAAATCCAAAGTGGTCGGCGGCTACTTCGAAGAATGGAGCATTTATTTCGCCGGCTACAACATTGCGAATTTACAGACCAATGGCGTTGCAGATAAGCTCACGCATCTGACGTACGCCTTCGGCAACGCAACGCCGACCGGCTGCGCCATAGCGGATAGCTGGGCTGATTATCAAAGTCCGTATCTTCCGAGCGTTAGCGGAGCGCCGTACACCGGGCCGCTGTATGGGAATTTCGCCGCGCTGCAACAGCTCAAGCAGCTGCATCCGAATCTGAAAGTTATGATCTCGCTCGCTGGGGCTGCTGGCTTTTCGGCCGCTGCGAGTACCGCTGCGGGCCGTCAGGCCATGGCCGCCAACTGCATCGATCTGTTCGTCAGCGGCAATCTCGCGCCCGGAATTTCTGCAGCGGGAGTGTTCGACGGGATCGATATTGATTGGGAATTTCCTACGGCCGCTGACACGGTAAACGCGACGCTGCTACTCCAGGAGTTTCGCAAACAGCTAGACGCTTTGGGAAAGACCAACCATAAGCATTATCTGCTGACTATGTTCGGCCCTGCCGGCCAGCAGAATTTCTCCAACATCCAGCTAGCCGAAGTCGCACGCGAGCTCGACTTCTTCAACGTGCAGGGCTATGACTACCACGGCACCTGGGAGACCTCCACCAATCACGCATCTCCTCTCCTGGACGATAAGCAGGATCCCGACTCGTCCGAGAATTTTTATATCGAGTACACGATTCATTCGTATCTTCAGGCTGGCGTGCCCGGAGAAAAGCTCGTCCTGGGCATTCCCACGTATGCGCGCGGATGGACCGGCGTTCCCAGCACCAACCATGGCCTGTACCAAACTTCCACCGGTCCGGCTCCGTTTCCTGCGGCCGATTACCTGCAGACGCCCGGTGTGATTACCTATCTCACGCTCACTGGCCTGACCGGCTACACGCGCCACTTCGATTACGGTCGAATCGCCGCGTGGCTTTATGATCCGAGCACACAAACGTTCTGGTCCTACGATGATCCGGTCACGGTGTTGCTCAAGACCGGGTATGTCCGCACGCGCGTTCCCGGGGGCCTTGGCGGCGCATTTGTCTGGGCTCTCAAGGACGACGACGCCAACGGCACCATTGTGAAAACCATGGCTGCTGGCCTCAATTAA
- the thpR gene encoding RNA 2',3'-cyclic phosphodiesterase: MRLFIGIALPPSLSQLLAQAAHTLIPTEGQQRPRITWTRPENMHITLSFLGQVDPARLDHIQRSLAAIHAPKLHLQLNGSGSFPKAGILHAQIKPSPSLLNLAEQVFQSMETCGFPRERRPYTPHITLARSKEPIRIPPHKADNPAFQQSFTAHELRLYESITRPEGAHYEVKAAFPLL, translated from the coding sequence ATGAGACTGTTCATCGGCATCGCCCTCCCACCCTCGCTCAGCCAACTCCTGGCGCAGGCGGCTCACACCTTAATCCCCACCGAAGGACAACAACGCCCGCGCATCACCTGGACCCGACCGGAGAACATGCACATCACCCTAAGCTTCCTCGGACAAGTCGACCCCGCACGCCTCGATCACATCCAACGTTCCCTCGCGGCCATCCACGCCCCGAAACTCCACCTCCAACTCAACGGTTCCGGCTCCTTCCCGAAAGCAGGCATCCTTCACGCGCAGATCAAGCCATCCCCCAGTCTCCTCAACCTCGCGGAGCAAGTCTTTCAGTCCATGGAAACCTGCGGGTTCCCGAGAGAACGACGCCCCTACACCCCACACATCACCCTTGCCCGCAGCAAAGAACCCATCCGCATACCACCGCACAAAGCAGACAACCCCGCCTTCCAGCAATCCTTCACAGCCCACGAACTCCGCCTGTACGAAAGCATCACCAGACCGGAGGGCGCGCACTACGAAGTCAAAGCAGCCTTTCCGCTTCTTTAA
- a CDS encoding YdeI/OmpD-associated family protein yields the protein MKKTANLDPKVDAYIAKAAPFAQPVLEHLRELVHAACPDVEEAIKWSMPFFVYKGQILGNMAAFKAHCSFGLWGGDVTAMMRKDGVLSDEGMGKLGKVASVKELPKKKDMVGYVHEVMAFIEDGGKTMQRKPKAAKPEAEVPAELAAALKKNKAAGKVFAEFSPGCRREYVEWIAEAKRAETKEKRVAQAVEWIAEGKQRNWKYQNC from the coding sequence GTGAAAAAGACTGCGAATTTAGACCCGAAGGTGGATGCTTACATTGCAAAGGCTGCTCCGTTTGCGCAGCCAGTGCTGGAGCATCTGCGTGAGCTGGTGCATGCGGCTTGTCCTGATGTGGAAGAGGCGATCAAGTGGAGTATGCCTTTTTTTGTGTATAAGGGGCAGATTCTGGGGAATATGGCGGCTTTCAAGGCGCATTGCAGCTTTGGGCTTTGGGGCGGCGATGTCACTGCGATGATGCGGAAGGATGGCGTGCTCTCAGATGAGGGCATGGGCAAGCTGGGGAAGGTTGCCAGCGTGAAGGAGCTGCCGAAGAAGAAGGACATGGTGGGGTATGTCCATGAGGTGATGGCGTTTATTGAAGACGGTGGCAAGACGATGCAGCGCAAGCCGAAAGCGGCTAAGCCGGAGGCGGAGGTTCCTGCTGAGTTGGCGGCGGCGCTGAAGAAGAACAAGGCGGCGGGGAAGGTGTTTGCAGAGTTCAGTCCTGGTTGCCGGCGGGAGTATGTGGAATGGATCGCTGAGGCGAAGCGGGCGGAGACGAAGGAGAAGCGGGTGGCGCAGGCGGTGGAGTGGATCGCGGAGGGGAAACAGAGGAACTGGAAATATCAGAATTGCTGA
- a CDS encoding murein L,D-transpeptidase translates to MMKVSLRVVGAVCFLALLVSVDGCRRHRKTKSAPNTTQYAENVQKLVEKKVIPKEMLDAKEMPSLRWPDFSDYQTIVATFYDDRNYEIAWTRDGAPTASAKGFIQAFHDAAAKGLIPEDYDDSRWAARVQKLSDQSADTFAAFDVAMTVNVMRYISDLRIGRVNPLHFNFDINVADKKYDLAEFVSDNAVDATDVPGLIAKVEPDSEQYRKAEVALGRYLDLAKQQETNGAEPLPMVDKAVSVGGSYPAGQLWARLLLEGDVEGDAQKTTVFDKELSDGVKSFQGRHGIEVDGKLTPQTIKSLNVPLTERVAQLQNSLERWRWLPDPYVNPRLMVNLPEFVLRGFTPEHKVDFTMRVVVGKVMGQHQTPVFTHMMKYLVFRPYWNVPADIARKELVPHMTANQGYLANKNFEVTDSKGTVLTNYSAKQVAQGGVMVRERPGPKNSLGLVKFIFPNQYDIYLHSTPAVSLFERTRRDFSHGCIRVQKPEDLAAWVLATQGGDWDLEKVHTAMTSGPDNHTVSLKTPLPIVIFYATAWVEEDGQVHFFDDIYGYDAEMEKVLAKGPPYPMKPYASTPKAKPGDTM, encoded by the coding sequence ATGATGAAAGTTTCTCTACGCGTTGTTGGCGCTGTGTGCTTCCTTGCCCTGCTTGTGAGTGTGGATGGATGCCGGCGGCATCGTAAGACGAAGTCTGCGCCGAATACGACCCAGTATGCGGAAAATGTGCAGAAACTGGTGGAGAAGAAGGTTATCCCCAAGGAGATGCTGGACGCCAAGGAGATGCCGAGTCTGAGGTGGCCGGACTTCTCGGACTATCAGACGATTGTGGCGACGTTCTATGACGATCGCAACTATGAGATTGCGTGGACGCGTGATGGGGCGCCTACGGCCTCGGCCAAGGGGTTTATTCAGGCGTTTCATGATGCTGCGGCGAAGGGGTTGATTCCGGAGGATTATGACGACTCGCGGTGGGCGGCGCGGGTGCAGAAGCTGAGCGACCAGTCGGCAGATACGTTTGCGGCATTCGACGTGGCGATGACGGTGAATGTGATGCGGTACATCTCGGACCTGCGGATTGGGCGGGTGAATCCGCTGCACTTTAATTTCGATATTAATGTGGCGGATAAGAAGTACGATCTGGCGGAGTTTGTCTCGGACAATGCGGTGGATGCGACGGATGTGCCGGGGTTGATTGCGAAGGTTGAGCCGGACTCGGAGCAGTATCGTAAGGCGGAGGTGGCGCTAGGGCGGTATCTGGATCTAGCCAAGCAGCAGGAGACGAATGGAGCGGAGCCGCTGCCGATGGTGGACAAGGCGGTTTCGGTGGGTGGGAGCTATCCGGCGGGGCAGCTATGGGCGCGGTTGCTGCTTGAGGGAGATGTTGAGGGCGATGCGCAGAAGACGACGGTGTTCGATAAGGAGCTGTCGGATGGCGTGAAGAGTTTTCAGGGGCGGCATGGGATCGAAGTGGATGGGAAGCTGACGCCGCAGACGATCAAGAGTTTGAATGTGCCTTTGACGGAGCGGGTGGCACAGTTGCAGAACTCGCTGGAGCGTTGGCGATGGTTGCCGGACCCGTATGTGAATCCGCGGCTGATGGTGAATCTGCCGGAGTTTGTTTTGCGTGGATTTACGCCGGAACATAAGGTCGACTTCACCATGAGAGTGGTGGTGGGCAAGGTAATGGGGCAGCATCAGACGCCGGTGTTTACGCACATGATGAAGTACCTGGTGTTCAGGCCTTACTGGAATGTGCCAGCGGATATTGCGCGGAAGGAACTGGTTCCGCATATGACGGCGAATCAGGGGTATCTGGCTAACAAAAATTTTGAGGTGACGGACAGCAAGGGAACGGTGCTGACGAACTATTCGGCCAAGCAGGTGGCGCAGGGCGGCGTGATGGTGAGGGAGCGGCCGGGGCCGAAGAATTCGCTGGGGCTGGTGAAGTTTATTTTTCCGAATCAGTACGATATTTATCTGCATTCGACGCCGGCGGTGTCGCTGTTTGAACGGACGCGGAGAGACTTCAGCCATGGGTGCATTCGCGTGCAGAAGCCGGAGGATCTGGCGGCGTGGGTGCTGGCGACGCAGGGTGGAGACTGGGATCTTGAGAAGGTGCATACGGCGATGACCAGTGGGCCGGATAACCACACTGTCAGCTTGAAGACGCCGCTGCCGATTGTGATTTTTTATGCGACGGCGTGGGTGGAGGAGGATGGGCAGGTCCACTTCTTCGACGATATTTATGGGTATGACGCGGAGATGGAGAAGGTGCTGGCGAAGGGACCGCCGTATCCGATGAAGCCGTATGCGTCGACGCCGAAGGCGAAGCCGGGAGACACGATGTAA
- a CDS encoding DUF2251 domain-containing protein, translating to MQSLSFTPGLAFLSVNSPTVPWTVVFEDEGVAAYFYACDRSQEKHEHSILDAMLIYNVAALAKSDAELNRPEPQRIATVEWSRDGLQAALYLDGTPQALYDFQARCGYCRMNFPNFLEEQGDTWRKTTHAWSESAIQRFESELYGLTTDSHGSNG from the coding sequence ATGCAGTCGCTCTCTTTCACGCCCGGGCTCGCCTTTCTCTCCGTCAACTCCCCTACCGTCCCCTGGACTGTAGTCTTCGAGGACGAAGGCGTCGCCGCCTACTTCTACGCCTGTGACCGCTCCCAGGAGAAGCACGAGCACAGCATCCTCGACGCCATGCTCATCTACAACGTCGCCGCCCTCGCCAAAAGCGACGCCGAACTCAACCGCCCCGAGCCCCAGCGCATCGCCACCGTCGAGTGGTCCCGCGACGGCCTGCAAGCTGCCCTCTACCTCGACGGCACCCCTCAAGCCCTCTATGACTTCCAGGCCCGCTGCGGATACTGCCGCATGAACTTCCCCAACTTCCTCGAAGAACAAGGCGATACCTGGCGCAAAACCACCCACGCCTGGTCCGAGTCCGCAATCCAGCGCTTCGAATCCGAACTCTACGGCCTGACCACAGATTCCCACGGATCAAACGGATAA
- a CDS encoding GNAT family N-acetyltransferase produces MTLTFALADIPSDESASLSMESIELRAYQPEDAKAFRELNEAWIKKYFGLEEHDREILGDPDSWVIRPGGHIFLAFLEGQAIGCCALIPMEPGVFEVAKMAVDEQYRGRGVGRKVLAYTIERARELGASVLYLETNRKLANAIHLYESLGFQHLPPKESPYVRANVFMELRLGTTADLRG; encoded by the coding sequence ATGACGTTGACGTTTGCTTTGGCTGACATACCATCGGATGAGAGTGCTTCCCTATCTATGGAGTCGATTGAGCTGCGGGCGTATCAACCTGAGGATGCGAAGGCCTTTCGCGAGCTGAATGAGGCTTGGATCAAGAAGTACTTTGGTCTTGAGGAGCATGATCGTGAGATTTTGGGAGACCCTGACAGTTGGGTCATCAGGCCGGGTGGGCATATTTTTCTTGCGTTCCTGGAGGGCCAGGCGATTGGGTGTTGTGCGCTGATTCCTATGGAGCCCGGCGTGTTCGAAGTGGCTAAGATGGCTGTCGATGAGCAGTATCGCGGGCGTGGAGTCGGACGGAAAGTGCTTGCGTACACTATCGAACGGGCGCGGGAGCTTGGGGCTTCGGTGCTTTATCTTGAGACGAATCGCAAGCTGGCGAATGCGATTCATCTTTATGAGTCGCTTGGCTTCCAGCATCTGCCTCCGAAGGAGTCACCTTATGTGCGAGCGAATGTCTTCATGGAGCTTCGACTGGGGACGACCGCGGATTTGCGCGGATAG
- a CDS encoding LysR substrate-binding domain-containing protein, with protein MDDRDIELRHLRYFIAVAEELHFGRAANRLHLAQPPLSQQIRKLEEILGYPLFLRTSRAVKLTAAGEVFLERARRTLRNVHEDLAEARSIGNGDLGFLRVGFIGSAMLTPLPAMLGQYRRLYPKVQLQLSEFHTSSIIQSLGRGILDAGFLRDGGPSEALHVEPLFSEPFVAVLPHMHPLATRKVISAAQLRDEPFVFFSPSAGSLAYNKTISLCEEHGFRPHVVQEAPQWLTILALVGAGLGVSIAPACVRRIAEPNIVCPSLRGAHVTSDIELAYRSTEDRAVVHAFANIARTNFHRKPTRSR; from the coding sequence ATGGATGATCGCGACATAGAGCTCCGTCATCTCCGCTACTTCATCGCCGTCGCCGAAGAGCTCCATTTCGGCCGCGCCGCCAACCGGCTCCACCTCGCTCAGCCCCCGCTCTCGCAACAAATCCGCAAGCTCGAAGAGATCCTCGGCTACCCGCTCTTCCTCCGAACCTCACGCGCGGTAAAGCTCACTGCCGCCGGTGAAGTCTTCCTCGAGCGTGCCCGTCGCACCCTCCGCAACGTCCACGAAGACCTCGCCGAAGCCCGCAGCATCGGCAACGGAGACCTCGGCTTCCTACGCGTCGGATTCATCGGCTCCGCCATGCTGACTCCACTGCCCGCCATGCTCGGCCAGTACCGGCGGCTCTACCCCAAAGTGCAGCTCCAGCTCTCGGAGTTTCACACCTCCAGCATCATCCAATCACTAGGCAGAGGCATCCTCGACGCCGGCTTCCTCCGCGACGGCGGACCCTCAGAAGCCCTCCACGTCGAGCCACTCTTCTCCGAGCCCTTCGTCGCCGTCCTCCCCCACATGCATCCTCTCGCCACGCGCAAAGTTATCTCCGCGGCACAACTCCGCGACGAACCCTTCGTCTTCTTCTCACCTAGCGCCGGGAGCCTCGCTTACAACAAAACCATATCTCTCTGCGAAGAACACGGCTTCCGCCCGCACGTCGTCCAGGAAGCTCCCCAATGGCTCACCATTCTTGCCCTCGTCGGAGCAGGTCTCGGCGTCTCGATCGCTCCCGCCTGCGTCCGCCGTATCGCCGAGCCAAATATCGTCTGCCCCAGCCTGCGTGGAGCCCACGTCACCAGCGACATCGAACTCGCCTACCGCTCAACCGAAGACCGCGCCGTCGTCCACGCTTTCGCCAACATCGCCCGCACCAACTTCCACCGCAAGCCCACACGCAGTCGATAG
- a CDS encoding 5' nucleotidase, NT5C type — translation MKRICVDMDEVMADALGEHLTRYNRDYDEQITIADLEGKWLWDVVSIDRHHSLESYLRSEDFFEGLAVMPESQRVLQRLQMNYEVFIATAAMEVPTSFQQKFRWLGKYFPFIPASHIVYCGDKSILKADYLIDDNPRQLRRFQGEGILYSSPHNVGVKGFKRVKDWLEVEKLFLR, via the coding sequence GTGAAGCGAATTTGTGTGGACATGGATGAGGTGATGGCGGATGCGTTGGGGGAGCATCTGACGCGGTATAACCGGGATTACGACGAGCAGATTACGATTGCGGATCTCGAGGGTAAGTGGCTTTGGGACGTGGTGTCGATCGATCGGCATCACTCGCTGGAGAGCTATCTGCGGTCGGAGGATTTTTTTGAAGGGTTGGCGGTGATGCCGGAGTCGCAGAGGGTGCTGCAACGGCTGCAGATGAACTACGAGGTGTTTATCGCGACGGCTGCGATGGAGGTGCCGACTTCGTTTCAGCAGAAGTTTCGGTGGCTGGGGAAGTACTTTCCGTTTATTCCGGCTTCGCACATTGTGTACTGCGGGGATAAGAGCATTTTGAAGGCGGATTATTTGATTGATGACAATCCGCGGCAGTTGAGGCGGTTTCAGGGGGAAGGGATCTTGTATAGCTCGCCGCACAATGTTGGGGTGAAGGGGTTCAAGCGTGTGAAGGATTGGCTTGAGGTCGAGAAGCTGTTCCTTCGGTGA